The segment CATCAGGCCATTTCGGATGTTCTTGAGCCACCCCCTAAATCTTTTGGGCCAGGGCCTGCTTGCGACAGGCTTAACCTCTGCTGAGTCACTGGATTTGTCTTCTGTGCTTTCAGTGTTGAtggtcttcttgcctctgctgtgCACTGAAGAAAAGCAGGGGTCACTAATAGAAATTCTGTGGGTTAGCTCCACTGTGGGTGCTATCTGACGTGGCCTGCAGAGAAGACCGCCAGGCCAACTGGCCCTCTTGACTAATCCATGACTAGGAGTCTGGCCGAGGTCAGAACCTTGACTATCGGAGGATGACCCGAGCCATCTAGGCTCGCTTCCTCGACTTCTGAGCCCTCGCACTGAAGTAGCAGGGTAATCAAGGGTCGGGAATGGGGTCATGCATGGATGAGGCCGGGTTGGGTTGTCACACTCCTGAAGAGACTGCTTTTCCAATAGGTAATAACAAGCCATACTTtggttgaatttcttctgatcGAGGGAGTCTTTAACCTCTTGGGCTTCAAATCCAATGTCCTGCATTGCTCTAAGAATGgctgggtctggcctgagggggatgAGTTCCTTACAAGGTTGTGGGAACCCCTCTGAGTCTATCTTAAGCCAGGGATGAgtcaaaagatcaggaattgtgGGCCTCTGCTGGGAGTTCACTTTCAATAAAAGACTCAGCAGGTCTTGTAGCTCTTCTGACAGGCCAGGTGGGACAACGTACGTCCCTAACACAATTTGCCTTCGGAGTAGCGGTATGCTGGCAGCCTCAAATGGGACCTTTCCAACTGTCATATAATAAAGAATTACTCCTAGGGCCCACACGTCGACCTTGGGGCCCTCATAAAATTTCCCGAGTAAcagctcaggagcagaaaatgcaTAAGTCCCATAGGGCGTTCTCAACTTTTGCCCAGGCCGCACTTGAGTGGCAGAACCAAAATCAATGATTTTAATTCTTCCCTTGGTATCGACTAACAGATTATCGGGTTTAAGGTCCCGGTGTATAATGCCTTCTTCATGGCAGTATCCCACAGCACTTAATAATTGTCTGAATATGCCCCGTGCTTCATCCTCCTGCAGATGGCCAGCCTCTTTGATGTGAGAATAAAGCTGGTTCCCCTTGGCCAACTCCATGATGAGGTATGTTATCTTTTCAGTGTCAATGACTTGTATGAGAGATACAATATTTGGGTGGTTGATCCTCATCATGATTTCTACCTCAGATGTGACCTGCTGGCACCACTGTTGTCTCTTGAGGAGCATTTTGACAGCCACGGGGGTACCTGTGAGGCGGTGCACGGCCAACTTCACGGCCGCGTGGAAACCATGGCCGATGGTATTCAAAACCAAATATTGAGAGCAGAAACTCTCTGTGCAAGAGCTGCCCTGAGATCGGAGCCTTTCTGACGCCCGTTTGCTCCCGAAGCTCATTGGAGGTAACAGAGTATAAATGCTAcctaagaggaaggaaaaagaaataaagggaagaaagaaagctaaGATGGAAAGTAAAAtagtgaaaaataagaaaaacagaaaactaaaaccaaccaaaacaacaacagaaaccctcaAAAGTAAAACAACGCACAAAGCCAAGGAAATCCTAAGTAAAAAACTACATACTAGTCACTAGGAGGGAGGAGCACAGCTCAGCCACACTAAGATCAACATCACTGATTGTGTAAGAAAAAGAATGTACAATGAAATGAACgatcaaagaaattaaaactattaACAGTTAGAAAACCCAAGctacagaaaatgaaatgaaacaaaatcaacttccaaacaagcaaaactacatAAAAGCTAAAAACCtagagattaaaacaaaatagaacgcACTCATCAAAACTCCTAGAATATAGAAAGTATTAAAGAGACAACTCTAAGGAAACGTCCCAGTGAACAATTGGGATTAATTGAGATAGGGGTCTTCAAAGGGTTTTTCTCACAAGTCATGCATGGCTAAGGAATGTATGgctaagaaatatatatgtatatgttcaccATCTTGGGCCATTAGGGAGATGAAAACTAAAACTAGTTTGAGACTTCATCTTATTCTAATCAGAATGGCAAAGGCAACAATGCTGGGGTGGATGTGGGGGATGGAGACCCTCATGCACAGTGTCCGTGGGAGGATATAAACTGAGGTGGCCACTGTAGAGtgtgggggttcctcagaaaactagaaataggtGTGCCACCTGATACAGCTACGCCATTCCTGGGATATACTCAAGGAACAATATTTCCTGCTGCAAAGACACTTGTTCATCCATGTTCACTACTGTTTCATTTGTTCACGGTGCAGAGAATGTAGACAGCCTAGGTATCCGTCCAGCTGATGAATGACTAATGCGAGTGTGGTACCTACACACAGTGGAATGTCATTCAGATgtaaaagaaactgaaattatCAAGTTTCCAACTAAATGCTTGGAGCTAGACAAGGTTACACTAAGTGAGCTCACCCAGACTCAAGATAACAAACACAGCATGTTCTTACTCATATGCACATCCTTGCAAGAAGTCTTCAGATTTAATAGTACAACTCTCATATCTCAGAGAAATTTCTTGGTGCAATTGCACAGAAACTCATAGCTGCTAAAAGACTGGAGAATACCTGTTGACAAAGTGCTCAGGCAAAACAGGTGTGGGGGTGTGtccacattccctccctccctccctccatggctCAGGGACTATAATGGAAAACAAGGGCAGAGACATTGTAAGATTCTGGGGTTGGGAAGAGACGTATCAAAATATCTTCTCAACACAAGACCACCTCATTCATAAACTCCCAACAGCTGTGACTGCCTGCATCAGATCTCCACAAAATCAAGCAGTCCTGCATGACTAACCCAGAGTGGGAACATTGACAGTTGATGACACATAGGGAAGAGAGTCATTCCCCACAGTCAGGAACTCAGGACACCAGGTTATTAAAAAAACCATGAATTTGTGGGTTGTGGCAGGTGACTGTGAAGATGGATGTGGGAGGAGTTGGTGAAGGATGCAGGGAGTGAAGAGGATCCAAATACATTCAATGGAAGATGAAATTCTCCAagaatttatataacatttacaAACCACAAATAATCACAAACTCAAATCCCCAGTTAGAGTAAAAACAGCAATAACCAAAACTCCCATGCATAAAGAGTCCTATGAgaggt is part of the Rattus norvegicus strain BN/NHsdMcwi chromosome 1, GRCr8, whole genome shotgun sequence genome and harbors:
- the LOC120093090 gene encoding sperm motility kinase 3A-like, translating into MSFGSKRASERLRSQGSSCTESFCSQYLVLNTIGHGFHAAVKLAVHRLTGTPVAVKMLLKRQQWCQQVTSEVEIMMRINHPNIVSLIQVIDTEKITYLIMELAKGNQLYSHIKEAGHLQEDEARGIFRQLLSAVGYCHEEGIIHRDLKPDNLLVDTKGRIKIIDFGSATQVRPGQKLRTPYGTYAFSAPELLLGKFYEGPKVDVWALGVILYYMTVGKVPFEAASIPLLRRQIVLGTYVVPPGLSEELQDLLSLLLKVNSQQRPTIPDLLTHPWLKIDSEGFPQPCKELIPLRPDPAILRAMQDIGFEAQEVKDSLDQKKFNQSMACYYLLEKQSLQECDNPTRPHPCMTPFPTLDYPATSVRGLRSRGSEPRWLGSSSDSQGSDLGQTPSHGLVKRASWPGGLLCRPRQIAPTVELTHRISISDPCFSSVHSRGKKTINTESTEDKSSDSAEVKPVASRPWPKRFRGWLKNIRNGLMNLCCCIPSRKKPPLGHNRVVPQK